From one Variovorax sp. PBL-H6 genomic stretch:
- a CDS encoding EscI/YscI/HrpB family type III secretion system inner rod protein, with product MNGEIISMMAQGALPAARLDEPVLGAAPAADVARFADAMGSRTAPEPMLSGVAGVEPGSFFDSIRLVGQNYTQMSAEMKSVLGKGAAHVDSFDLIKLQLQMIDTSLLVDLVSRTVQKATQHVDQLTKLQ from the coding sequence ATGAACGGTGAGATCATCTCCATGATGGCGCAAGGCGCACTTCCAGCCGCGCGGCTCGACGAGCCCGTGTTGGGGGCCGCGCCCGCCGCGGATGTCGCGCGCTTTGCCGACGCGATGGGTTCGCGCACGGCGCCCGAGCCCATGCTCTCGGGCGTGGCCGGCGTCGAACCGGGCTCCTTCTTCGATTCGATACGGCTCGTCGGGCAGAACTACACGCAGATGTCGGCCGAAATGAAGAGTGTCCTCGGCAAAGGGGCGGCGCACGTCGATTCGTTCGATCTGATCAAGCTGCAGCTCCAGATGATCGATACCTCGCTGCTGGTAGACCTGGTCAGCAGGACCGTCCAGAAGGCCACACAGCACGTCGACCAGTTGACGAAGCTGCAATAG
- a CDS encoding tetratricopeptide repeat protein — protein sequence MTAAAAFPLNREDLQLLAQIGFFAAQSNQQGAAAALFSALRVVRSDAVLPLIGLALADMGAGRPAQAAKFLRDEALRKHPGDPELCAFLGLALIQAGRGTEARSVLLPMVDRERGAGNGDQPYVRMALGLLHPDNSVPAPTAVRAHRHEAQNARNAA from the coding sequence ATGACTGCTGCCGCCGCCTTTCCGCTGAACCGCGAGGATCTGCAGTTGCTCGCGCAGATCGGCTTCTTCGCGGCGCAATCGAACCAGCAGGGCGCGGCGGCCGCCCTCTTTTCGGCTCTGCGCGTGGTGCGGTCCGACGCGGTGCTGCCCCTGATCGGACTCGCACTGGCCGACATGGGGGCCGGCCGTCCCGCGCAGGCGGCGAAATTCCTGCGGGACGAAGCGCTGCGCAAGCACCCTGGCGACCCGGAGCTCTGCGCCTTCCTGGGCTTGGCCCTGATCCAAGCCGGTCGTGGAACCGAGGCCCGCAGCGTGCTGCTGCCGATGGTCGATCGCGAGCGCGGCGCGGGCAACGGCGACCAGCCCTACGTGCGCATGGCACTCGGGCTGCTGCACCCCGACAACTCCGTGCCGGCACCGACCGCGGTGCGGGCCCATCGTCACGAAGCCCAGAACGCGAGGAATGCAGCATGA
- the sctN gene encoding type III secretion system ATPase SctN gives MPAARTPGQLDYIARTLRGAVAQTATVKIRGRVVQVVGTIIKAVVPTVRMGEVCLLRNPGDDLEVQAEVVGFSKGIALLVPSTGTQGISGDTEVFPTGREQMVPVGNGLLGRVLDGLGQPLDAAQKGPLLVSKQYPVYGPAPDPLKRRMITEALPLGVRALDGLLTCGEGQRMGIFAAAGGGKSTLMGMLVKGADVDVTVVALIGERGREVREFLERELGPEGMARAVIVCATSDKSSMERARAAYVATAVAEYFRDQGLRVLLLMDSVTRFARAQREIGLAAGEPPTRRGFPPSVFATLPQLMERAGTNDKGSITAMYTVLVEGDDMTEPVADETRSILDGHIILSRKLGSANHYPAIDVLASASRVMNALITPEHKAAAGKVRELMAKYQDIELLLKVGEYKKGADRVADLAIERHDAIRDFLRQPTDEHTDFGEMLKRLKALAPSS, from the coding sequence CTGCCCGCGGCTCGCACGCCCGGGCAGCTGGACTACATCGCGCGAACACTGCGCGGCGCGGTCGCCCAGACCGCCACGGTCAAGATCCGCGGTCGCGTCGTGCAGGTGGTGGGCACCATCATCAAGGCGGTGGTGCCGACCGTTCGGATGGGCGAAGTCTGCCTGCTGCGCAATCCGGGCGACGACCTGGAGGTGCAGGCCGAAGTGGTGGGCTTCTCCAAGGGAATTGCGCTGCTCGTGCCGTCCACCGGCACGCAAGGCATCTCCGGGGACACAGAAGTCTTCCCGACCGGGCGCGAACAGATGGTCCCCGTCGGCAACGGGCTTCTCGGCCGGGTGCTGGACGGGCTGGGCCAGCCGCTCGACGCCGCGCAGAAAGGGCCGCTGCTCGTCAGCAAGCAATACCCGGTCTACGGCCCTGCCCCGGACCCGCTGAAACGCCGCATGATCACCGAGGCGCTTCCGCTGGGCGTGCGTGCGCTGGACGGCCTGCTGACCTGCGGCGAAGGCCAGCGCATGGGCATCTTCGCGGCGGCGGGCGGGGGCAAGTCCACGCTGATGGGCATGCTGGTCAAGGGCGCGGACGTGGATGTCACGGTCGTCGCGCTGATCGGCGAACGGGGTCGCGAGGTGCGCGAATTCCTGGAGCGCGAGCTCGGGCCCGAGGGCATGGCGCGTGCCGTGATCGTCTGCGCCACCTCCGACAAGTCTTCGATGGAGCGCGCCCGCGCGGCTTACGTGGCCACCGCCGTCGCGGAGTACTTCCGCGACCAGGGCCTGCGGGTCTTGCTGCTGATGGATTCAGTCACGCGCTTCGCGCGCGCACAGCGCGAGATCGGGCTGGCGGCCGGCGAGCCGCCCACCCGCCGCGGCTTCCCGCCCAGCGTATTCGCGACGCTGCCGCAGCTGATGGAGCGCGCGGGCACCAACGACAAGGGCTCGATCACCGCGATGTATACGGTGCTCGTGGAAGGCGACGACATGACCGAGCCCGTGGCCGACGAAACGCGCTCGATCCTCGACGGCCACATCATCCTCTCGCGCAAGTTGGGCTCAGCCAACCACTACCCGGCAATCGACGTGCTGGCTTCCGCGTCGCGGGTGATGAATGCCCTGATCACACCCGAGCACAAGGCCGCCGCCGGCAAGGTGCGCGAACTCATGGCCAAGTACCAGGACATCGAGCTGCTGCTGAAAGTGGGGGAATACAAGAAGGGCGCGGACCGCGTCGCAGACCTGGCCATCGAACGGCACGATGCAATCCGGGACTTCCTGCGCCAACCGACGGACGAGCACACCGACTTCGGCGAGATGCTGAAGCGGCTGAAGGCGCTGGCGCCATCTTCCTGA
- a CDS encoding CesT family type III secretion system chaperone has protein sequence MNPDPELARAARDHLIAMLTFLPGRLGVRWPPEGTNWPDGPAWRAAENLAVTLRVGEREFTFVHSLEPERSAMLVVESRCEMVPAASKTECYRKLLAMNYRNVTKSGGVCALDASTKTVIHSSAYRLDALDVDNLVAAMAETAQQMMPWWEDFSLTSDSRPPLNEYALVPHI, from the coding sequence GTGAACCCTGACCCCGAACTTGCTCGCGCTGCGCGCGATCATCTGATCGCGATGCTGACTTTTCTGCCAGGCCGTCTTGGCGTTCGCTGGCCTCCAGAGGGCACCAACTGGCCCGACGGGCCCGCCTGGCGCGCAGCGGAGAACCTCGCAGTGACCCTGCGCGTCGGCGAGCGCGAATTCACCTTCGTGCACTCGCTGGAGCCCGAGCGCAGCGCGATGCTGGTTGTCGAATCGCGCTGCGAGATGGTTCCGGCGGCATCGAAGACGGAGTGCTATCGCAAGCTGCTGGCGATGAACTACAGGAACGTCACCAAGTCCGGCGGTGTCTGCGCGCTCGACGCTTCGACGAAGACTGTCATCCACAGTTCGGCGTATCGGCTCGATGCGCTCGATGTCGACAACCTGGTCGCGGCGATGGCCGAGACGGCTCAGCAAATGATGCCGTGGTGGGAAGATTTCTCTCTCACCTCCGATTCGCGC
- a CDS encoding SctK family type III secretion system sorting platform protein, translating into MTTPDASQLRGRPGREFAEMRLLMHEFDHWPAEYMDPSRRDPFTPSPVPATLWNNPRARRHLSHHITRTLDLRPCIAKRPGPEWPVALLKADALRQLALHVAAVASSVQVRRSLLREDVVAWREWLTPAPFEFAQRTASLLPLRPGAAQEIDRTLSAESVGLRWLARAAQTWPDPVAQRFLLKMPPGDADSPCGAEPNAAMRLASSVLSIVEPRWCSLLAKNLH; encoded by the coding sequence ATGACGACGCCTGACGCTTCCCAGCTCCGAGGGCGGCCGGGCAGGGAGTTTGCCGAGATGCGACTGTTGATGCACGAGTTCGACCATTGGCCGGCCGAGTACATGGACCCGTCGCGCCGCGACCCGTTCACCCCGTCACCGGTGCCTGCCACGCTTTGGAACAACCCGCGCGCGCGGCGGCACCTGTCGCATCACATCACGCGCACGCTGGATCTGCGGCCATGCATTGCGAAGCGTCCGGGCCCCGAGTGGCCTGTCGCCTTGCTCAAGGCAGACGCACTGCGCCAGTTGGCCCTGCATGTCGCCGCGGTCGCCTCATCCGTGCAAGTACGGCGCAGCCTGCTGCGCGAGGACGTGGTGGCTTGGCGCGAATGGCTCACCCCCGCACCCTTCGAGTTCGCACAGCGCACGGCGAGCCTGCTGCCGCTGAGGCCGGGTGCGGCACAGGAGATCGACCGCACCCTCTCGGCAGAGTCGGTGGGGTTGCGCTGGCTGGCGCGTGCCGCGCAGACCTGGCCCGACCCTGTGGCACAGCGCTTTCTACTGAAGATGCCGCCCGGTGATGCCGACAGCCCGTGCGGCGCCGAACCGAATGCTGCGATGCGCCTCGCGTCGTCCGTCCTGTCCATCGTGGAGCCCCGCTGGTGTTCATTGCTCGCGAAGAATCTCCACTGA
- a CDS encoding CesT family type III secretion system chaperone produces the protein MSQARSAWRAQFIDLALELRRQAGKPAASFQDAPDAPIGMKFHLDGVLFHVTHLDGTGTAGDRFLLRCHFGPLVMDQVDDALEKALSLNLGMARSRSGVLGIDESVDHLVYSCFVSLRGATHESISETLGELALLAHEWRAAHAVMLH, from the coding sequence ATGTCCCAAGCAAGAAGCGCCTGGCGCGCACAGTTCATCGACCTCGCACTCGAACTGCGGCGGCAGGCCGGCAAACCTGCCGCTAGCTTTCAGGATGCACCCGACGCGCCCATCGGGATGAAGTTCCACCTCGACGGCGTGCTGTTCCACGTGACGCACCTGGACGGAACCGGCACTGCAGGCGACCGCTTCCTGTTGCGGTGCCACTTCGGCCCTCTCGTGATGGACCAGGTCGACGATGCGCTCGAGAAGGCGCTTTCGCTGAACCTGGGGATGGCACGTTCCAGGTCCGGGGTGCTGGGCATCGACGAATCCGTCGATCATCTGGTCTACAGCTGCTTCGTCTCATTGCGCGGTGCGACACACGAAAGCATCTCGGAAACACTTGGGGAATTGGCCCTGCTCGCGCATGAATGGCGTGCGGCGCATGCCGTCATGCTCCATTGA
- a CDS encoding HrpE/YscL family type III secretion apparatus protein yields the protein MFIAREESPLSRLDAAGKVVKAKDFWAYKEAREAVDEALRRKEEILLSAQEAYRAERERGYREGNESARLEQSGNIVEIVSQTAQYYGRVETEMVDLVLDAVRKVVSDFSDRDRVSTVVRNCIDLVRTQKNLSLSVHPSQVDHVRGELEALRRQFPSVAQIDVHPDTKIAMDACIVESDIGIVEASLAGQMETLRETLVGVFAPKPELEAETDLMPTEPAPDASGAP from the coding sequence GTGTTCATTGCTCGCGAAGAATCTCCACTGAGCCGGCTCGACGCCGCCGGCAAGGTCGTCAAGGCCAAGGACTTCTGGGCTTACAAGGAAGCCAGGGAGGCTGTCGACGAAGCGCTGCGCCGCAAGGAGGAGATCCTCCTTTCGGCGCAGGAAGCCTACCGCGCCGAGCGCGAGCGCGGCTATCGGGAAGGCAACGAATCGGCCCGCCTGGAGCAGAGCGGCAACATCGTCGAGATCGTGTCGCAGACGGCACAGTACTACGGCCGCGTCGAGACCGAGATGGTCGACCTCGTGCTGGACGCAGTCCGCAAGGTCGTGAGCGACTTCAGCGACCGCGACCGTGTCTCGACCGTCGTGCGCAACTGCATCGACCTGGTGCGCACCCAGAAGAACTTGAGCCTGAGCGTGCATCCCTCGCAAGTCGACCACGTGCGCGGCGAGCTCGAAGCACTGCGGCGCCAATTCCCCTCGGTCGCACAGATCGATGTGCACCCGGACACGAAGATCGCCATGGACGCATGCATTGTCGAATCCGACATCGGCATTGTCGAAGCGAGCCTTGCCGGCCAGATGGAGACATTGCGCGAAACGCTTGTGGGCGTGTTCGCGCCCAAGCCCGAACTCGAAGCCGAAACCGACCTCATGCCCACCGAGCCCGCCCCCGACGCATCGGGGGCTCCGTGA
- the sctJ gene encoding type III secretion system inner membrane ring lipoprotein SctJ yields MHPILRTLTCTCLALVLAGCEGTVQLFANMSERDANEVLASLKEVGIDARKLPGKEGVNLEVDQPSVARAIAYLNAEGLPRERRSNMGDVFRKEGLISSPLEERARYLWALSQELSETISQIDGIVRARVHVVLPERSAGSDPAMPSSAAVFVKYRRGFNLDDATPQIRRLVASSIPGLQADKVTVVLVATGPRAVNGNAIGSGNGAPQRAAAPAASSGSGIKAAAVNGSHGIFSNWWFSLAGAGALAASVLAAAAVLARRGRRAGSTPAEEAPTESPGADPK; encoded by the coding sequence ATGCACCCGATCCTGCGCACGCTGACGTGCACCTGTCTGGCCTTGGTTCTGGCCGGATGCGAAGGCACTGTCCAGCTCTTTGCCAACATGAGCGAGCGCGATGCGAACGAGGTGCTCGCTTCGCTGAAGGAAGTGGGCATCGACGCCCGCAAGCTCCCGGGGAAGGAAGGCGTCAACCTCGAGGTCGACCAGCCATCCGTGGCGCGCGCCATCGCGTACCTGAATGCCGAAGGCCTGCCGCGCGAGCGTCGCAGCAACATGGGGGACGTCTTCCGAAAGGAGGGGCTCATCTCTTCGCCGCTGGAGGAACGGGCGCGCTATCTGTGGGCGCTCTCGCAGGAGCTGTCGGAGACGATCTCGCAGATCGACGGCATTGTTCGCGCACGGGTCCATGTCGTCCTGCCCGAACGCAGCGCCGGCAGCGACCCGGCCATGCCTTCGTCGGCCGCGGTGTTCGTGAAGTACCGCCGCGGCTTCAACCTGGACGATGCCACGCCTCAGATCCGCCGCCTGGTTGCCAGCAGCATCCCGGGCCTGCAAGCCGACAAGGTGACGGTGGTGCTCGTCGCGACGGGGCCGCGGGCAGTCAACGGCAACGCCATTGGAAGCGGCAATGGCGCTCCACAGCGAGCGGCCGCACCCGCCGCCTCGAGCGGCAGCGGCATCAAAGCGGCCGCGGTCAACGGCAGCCATGGCATTTTCTCGAACTGGTGGTTTTCTCTGGCCGGCGCTGGAGCCCTGGCTGCGTCTGTTCTTGCGGCGGCTGCAGTTCTGGCACGGCGCGGCCGGCGCGCGGGGAGCACTCCCGCGGAAGAAGCACCGACCGAGTCCCCCGGAGCGGATCCGAAATGA
- a CDS encoding GNAT family N-acetyltransferase, protein MSALQAAIGNARGTDSDAHIARALMSVTETTSASESETGIAMALQSATQFGNVWPYLILALRRNRRLDRKRITQALSRLWAESTVAWDADSLRGVARVAHACFDVSLAMRALHALRELNGPAMFDLLLEASCRAACGDLEQALSLSKTVLARAPNNMVALGLHKGWTQRLQGWRGPWQAPIAGQDGLHLEPLHAEHAPALAWQYRDPAIAAKTMLPPLEEPSAARDWIEHRLSDRHVVPYALLHREHGFIGSVEITISGTEAFLCIWIGTDWQRQGFGRRMVAMACEHAFRCGIKTMLTAAYDSNAASLRTLRGCGFADVNIRAEPPDHDRTFLYLTAHPFDQDEIARRLIRFSVNAETGLIFPVPASNDESAAPAIQLQQEA, encoded by the coding sequence ATGAGCGCCTTGCAAGCAGCCATCGGCAACGCGCGCGGCACGGACTCGGACGCACACATCGCCCGTGCACTGATGTCGGTGACTGAAACCACGTCGGCGTCGGAATCCGAGACCGGGATCGCGATGGCATTGCAATCCGCCACCCAGTTCGGAAATGTCTGGCCCTACCTGATCCTCGCACTGCGAAGGAACCGCCGGCTCGACCGCAAGCGAATCACGCAGGCCCTCTCGCGCCTGTGGGCGGAATCAACCGTGGCCTGGGACGCCGACAGCCTGCGCGGCGTCGCCCGCGTTGCCCACGCCTGCTTCGATGTCAGCCTCGCCATGAGGGCGCTCCACGCCTTGCGCGAACTGAATGGACCGGCGATGTTCGACCTCCTTCTGGAAGCCAGTTGCCGCGCTGCGTGCGGGGACCTGGAACAGGCACTTTCCCTGTCGAAGACAGTGCTGGCACGCGCTCCCAACAACATGGTGGCGCTCGGCCTGCACAAGGGATGGACACAGCGCCTGCAGGGCTGGCGCGGGCCTTGGCAGGCACCCATCGCCGGCCAGGATGGCCTGCATCTGGAACCCTTGCATGCGGAGCATGCGCCGGCGCTGGCCTGGCAATATCGCGACCCGGCCATTGCCGCCAAGACCATGCTGCCCCCGCTGGAGGAGCCGAGCGCGGCAAGGGACTGGATTGAGCACAGGCTGTCCGATCGCCATGTGGTCCCCTACGCGCTGCTGCATCGCGAGCACGGCTTCATCGGCTCCGTGGAAATCACCATCAGCGGCACCGAGGCGTTTCTCTGCATCTGGATAGGCACGGACTGGCAAAGGCAAGGATTCGGACGCCGGATGGTCGCCATGGCCTGCGAGCACGCGTTCCGGTGCGGCATCAAGACCATGCTCACTGCCGCCTACGACAGCAATGCGGCCTCGCTGCGCACCTTGCGCGGCTGCGGCTTCGCCGACGTGAACATCCGGGCTGAGCCGCCGGACCACGATCGCACCTTCCTCTACCTGACCGCGCACCCGTTCGACCAGGACGAGATCGCGCGCCGCCTCATCCGATTCTCGGTCAACGCCGAGACGGGCTTGATATTCCCGGTGCCCGCATCCAACGACGAGAGCGCCGCGCCTGCAATCCAGCTGCAACAAGAAGCATGA
- a CDS encoding sugar porter family MFS transporter, whose product MSKSDLPDIKAAIAQARNLVEKARETLGNANRFFADQGFDEEKCRQELRRLGGEDAVKKAQAEVEEKLRAIEDEVQRNKAPGKAKPIVRRVALRGDRI is encoded by the coding sequence ATGAGCAAATCCGACCTTCCCGATATCAAGGCAGCCATCGCCCAGGCGCGAAACCTGGTCGAAAAGGCTCGCGAGACTCTCGGCAATGCCAATCGATTTTTCGCCGATCAGGGCTTCGACGAAGAGAAGTGCCGGCAGGAGCTGCGCCGGCTCGGCGGCGAAGACGCAGTCAAGAAGGCCCAGGCGGAAGTCGAGGAGAAGCTCCGCGCGATCGAAGACGAAGTCCAGCGAAACAAGGCGCCCGGCAAGGCCAAACCCATTGTCAGGCGCGTTGCTCTTCGGGGCGACCGGATCTGA
- a CDS encoding SycD/LcrH family type III secretion system chaperone, translating into MMRFDPERFDPEMIEPLLEHLASGQTLGALLDHSPEAQKAMYHLGYTSYTQGKYTEAMRFFGFLVICDHWDRRYHMGMAACLQMQQQHAEALKYYGIASMLDLTDPAPVMHIAECHLARGERPQARKALEYAIVQARGHAHHNHHVPRLDAMLALLDARAPEPTANTSPRN; encoded by the coding sequence ATGATGCGATTCGATCCCGAACGATTCGATCCGGAGATGATCGAGCCGCTGCTGGAGCACCTGGCCTCCGGCCAGACGCTCGGTGCGCTGCTCGATCATTCGCCCGAGGCCCAGAAGGCCATGTATCACCTCGGCTACACCAGCTACACGCAGGGAAAGTACACCGAGGCCATGCGCTTCTTTGGCTTTCTGGTGATCTGCGACCACTGGGACCGCCGCTACCACATGGGCATGGCGGCCTGCCTGCAAATGCAGCAGCAGCATGCGGAGGCCCTCAAGTACTACGGCATCGCTTCGATGCTGGACCTCACCGACCCCGCGCCGGTGATGCATATCGCCGAGTGCCACCTGGCGCGCGGCGAGCGGCCACAGGCGCGCAAGGCCCTGGAATACGCCATCGTCCAGGCGCGCGGGCATGCCCACCACAACCACCACGTCCCCCGGCTCGATGCCATGCTGGCTCTGCTGGACGCACGTGCTCCCGAACCGACCGCCAATACTTCTCCAAGGAACTGA